The Drosophila sulfurigaster albostrigata strain 15112-1811.04 chromosome 3, ASM2355843v2, whole genome shotgun sequence genomic sequence TGTTCAAGCagaaagggaagggaagggagttCAGGGGGAACGCCGCAACACTTGTGTCAAATGCATGTGTTAAGCCAATATTCTGGGCTGTGTGGCTGTGTTGCAAGTCCTGTCGCTTTGCCGGCTTGTTGCAATTTATTCTAATCGCTTgtcaggcaacagcagcagcagcagcagtagcaacacaAAAATCGAAAGGAGGCAAACAGTAGGCAACACTCGTTGGTGCAACGATGCGTGTAACGAGCTGCAACTGGCGTCAGAACGACGGTTAACCAAGCTGAGCCGAGTCAGGTCGAGATCAGGCAGGCCATAaggttgctgccactgctgctggtgttgctgtgGCGTTGCCAATTGAGTGGCGGCAATCAATCTGTGCCCCCGGAATGTGTGTCAAAAGCCGCCTATGCCATAAGCAGAAGCAGTCCGTCTGCTCTCCCCTTGCTACCTGCCACCTCTCAGACTCatttgattgactgattgacgggctgattgattgactaactgactgactgactgtcgaACTGACTGCTTGTTGTGTCGCCTTATGCCACTTAATTGACGTCAATCGCATtggatattttttttgtgttgttggctAAAAATCACAGCTCGTTAGTCAAGTTTTGTTGCGTCGTCGATTGAATCCAATTCGTAGagcatgttgcatgccacattttgaaataattttcagAGAGCAGAGAGTGAGTGCTGtgtgctgagtgtgtgtggtcTAGGAGTATGAAATTTGGCAATTATTAAATGACACACAACTGAAGAGGGTCTTCAACAAGCAGGCGCTGCCACGCCTTCTTTTGTTGTGCCTAAACCACAAATCAGTTTTACCACCAAATCAACGACAACTACATGACAgctgagcacacacacacacacacaatcttGCACTCACACCACCAGAAACTTATTTCTTGCTTCGCTTCAAGTTGTTTCTCTGCTGCCTTTTAAATTGACACGCctcgagtgtgagtgtgagtgtgtatctgtgtatgtgtgagtgctgCTTAATGATTATTTGACGCCATATTTGATTGACGTTCCactgtctatgtgtgtgtgcgttgctcGTTATGTGTCTCTGCTtcctaataaatatttcttattgtatatatttgattgTGCGTACAACTGTCTCTCCGTccatctctctgtctctgtgtgtgttcgtgtctGTCAGCGTTCaatgtgtgttggtgtgtatGCGTGTTAATGGCCGCCACAACCACAGGGCACTTATCAATTTTTCGCCTTAGCCAAAATGACACTTAGGGCGTGTGTTTCTCCACAACTGACGCAGTTCCTGACTGCCTGATTtcctgcctgtctgtctgcctaTCAAGTATTCCAATAACTCTTAAATGCCAGTTCGTATTTGAGTGTGACAGTTATTTTTCGATGACGCAATGCTGAACGCAACTAACGCCAGTTTATAATTGCTTAATTAGCATTCGAATCAATTAAACGCTTGGCAAGGGTCGGCGAAAGGTGAGGAAATTGGGCAAAGTTATTTTCATAATGAGACCCAATTCGATTTCGAACTTCACAGTGCTGATGGATTTTGAAATACTCTTTATTTGTACAAATGTTTAGAAGACATTTAACATGAACGGTTCTCATATAATTAGTCTCTTTAACAgtgatttatttgaataaaatattgttaattgttaAAGAAGACAAGCAGTTAAAACATTAGACAATGATATCAGTTATTGTCCTCGTCTAGATTGAAAGTAAaccatgtacatacatatgtaatgtTGGCTATATAGATAACCtatgattatttaatattattatgatatataGTACGGGTTGActaacttaattaaaattcaaaaaacttattttcaatattaaatttatttagaagAATTTATGAAGgtaatgttattaaaaaacaagtaagcaTAACAGGACGAtattactcttaaaatataccaaaacaaatatacgGAAAAATTACTcaaatattggtatattttattttatttttattatattacatttaaaatataaaaagtagcTAAGATCCAATTGTATCAACCGTTTTtgtcaaataaaatgattCCTAAAAACTTGAACAATTGCTACCTACTCTTGTCTGAAATTGACTCTAAATGTCAAGCTATTTTGGTTCATGacagaaatattattaatatttaggTGTTAAAATGCCACTAATTAAtagtattaaattaatgttcTTCTCTTTAGATTGTTACTGATTAGTAACCTTAAATAGCATTCAAATGTTGTCAAGTAcgattaaaaccaaaaaagttaAACTACAATGCACACCGAAATACTTAACTTATAATCATGACTTGCAACTATTCTAATTGCATGGTATTTTATGTCCCAAATACTTGacatgtttattattaatatgagCAACTATTTATGGTGATAGATGCTCATTTAAATAAGAACATTTAGtgagaattatatttttagttttgacATTTGCAGTTGATTGtagattattatttacattattctATTTCCATGTCATTCACAATTCAGCAACGAAAATGAGCAATTGATTcatgaaatttgttgcataGTTTGTGTGTTAACTGTTCATCTAATTGTTAACTACAAATTGAGCATATTCCTTCCTTTAATCAGTTTGCCATCATCCTGTCTGTCGCTTGAGCATTTCACGACTATTCAAGTTGAGACTTTGCCAGCGCCTTCAGCGATTTCTCTGCTCGTTTTCAACGCTTGTTCATCCATACGTGTGTCTtgttgtatgcgtgtgtatgtgaatggacatgtatatgtgtgtgtgtgtgtgtttctgtatATGGATAAACTATGTAGAGTCCTTGAAAAATATGTAAGCCATACAAGCGTAATGCCAGCGGCTAAAAAAGTTAACAGTTGACATAGTTTAGAGTTGCTCGGCCAGACGATGGGCGAAATAGCAAGGATGAGGAAGGAGGGGGAAGGAGGGGCGAGGTTCAACAGCCAGCATGCAAAGGCCGTTGAATGtggaatgaatgaatgaatgtctTAATAGCGTGTCAGgcagttgttgtcgtttttgttgttgttagtgttgttgtggtagttgCTGGATGAAAATTGGTGCCaaactaaatgaatttaattgccGCTGGATATGaaagtaattattttgctGTAGCTCGAGCATAGACACAGCAAGCAGAGGGGTGTAAATCTAGCAGCGAAGAGAAAGCGATGGAGATGGAGGCTGAAGATGTGGATGTGGAAGTGGATGCGGATGAGAGCCAAGCTCAGGCAGCTAAAACGCAGCGAGGCCAAAGGCGCTTGTCTCTCGCTCTggacatgtgtgtgtgtgtggttgtgtgaaagtgcatgtgtgtgtgtgtgatgtttGCTTAATTGTAGATGTGTGTGCGGACTGCTATCGATGCGATGCTGCACTTGCACTTAACAGCAGCTGCACTGACGTAGACAAGCAAATcgagcacacacatacgacCCATCAGCCAGCCAGGCAACCTCCTCTGCCTCCATTCCCTTCCCTAGTAAGGCCCTTGCAGTCCGTGTACAGTTTGAGAGCAACTGCAAATTGCCCCGCGGATATTTTGAGttgttctttaatttattctcTTTTTGTGCGTTGtccttgctgttgttgttgctcttgttgcaactgcaacccTACAAAAGGCAACCATGTGTATTGCCGCCTATGTCAATGTgggtatatgtgtgtgtgacagtgTAATGTCAGTTGTTTACATGGCTGCccctattttctttttttcctttttcgttgttgttgttgtttgttgcctaGATCAAGTTTTTATGCTGGCATTCGATGCTGCTGTTAGCTCGCAGACCTTGTAACACTTTCGATCACACCCGATTTGCGAGCACCCATTGCAAATTAGCATTCAATCCGAATGCAATTCAAGTGCAGTTGCAATTAGAATGTTGCCTATTGTTCTTGCCgattaaatttctaaatttcttcaaaataaaaatattcaatacaAGTTGAAAAATAggataaataaaagaatttagTCGAAGTGCAATTCAACTTAAATTTGAATGTGCCTGCAAACTATTTTGACTAACATGAattgatatatatttcattaaattagtATCAATTTAAACACACTGGACTTTTTTTGAATAAAGAacactaaatatataccacattcctttttttcaattatgctAAGAAATAGTAAAACTGATCAAAGAATTCAGTAGAAAATCAAttcgatttcgtttttttcggCTGAAGTAATTAGAAATAATTCTGCTAGTCTGCAAACTAAACTTcctaattttatatattattatagctCTGTGACAGCAGGAAATGTCTGTAACAGgcgaaggaggcatctccgaactcatatatatatatatatatatatatatatatatatatatatataagagatagaaatatCATTTTTCCAGACAGcgcttgttatttttgcagtttttttttgcaacgcCTACTTCAGCAAccgaaaattaaaaaccaaaaatataacattttgcACTCAACATTATTTCAAAGTACTACAGCGATATACCCAATACAAACTTCTATAgttatattatagtattctTGCGGTAAATAAAtgttggaatatttttagaatatggttttattggaaatgggtaacgggtgtctcacagtcgagtatacTGAGAATTCAGAAAAATCCTTTAGGGCAATCTTCTTTTTTGGGATCACAATCTTCTTTCGGGCAATCTTCTTTTTTGGGATCACAATCATCTTTCGGTGGCTTGCCATGGTGGGGTGGGGGACCGTAGGGTCCATATGGGCCATATGGGCCAGGTGGTGGGTAGTAGATGGGATACCAGCCCCAGAATGGTTGTGGATAAGGTGGACGGTTGGGATAACCGGGTGGATAGTGACCAGATTGGTGGCCAGATTGGTGACCAGACTGGTGGCCAGATTGGTGGCCAGAGGAGTGAtgaggctttggctttggctttggcttaggcttgggcttgggcttgCCGCTGCTACCGCTGTTTCCGCTGCTGCCACCGATGTCGCCACCCTGCACCACCAGCGTGCAGAATGTGGTCGTAGGCTTCTGACCGTGGTGCTCAGAATGCTCATGGCTCTCGTCTTCGTTACCGTCACCTTGATTGTCATCATCGGAGGGAGCTTCATCGTGGTAGTGGCTCAGCGATTTGCcaccatcatcgtcatcatcagtGGAGACCACGCAGAGTGGATAGACTTTCTTGGTCTTCTTCTTGTCAAAGTCAAAGAAAGAGGGGAAATAATCGGACGAGGAGAAGCCAGTCTTGTGAGCCAGATGCTTGATGCCATTCAATGGACTGCTAAGCAGACGGGCCTCAGAGATTTCACCCTCATCGTTGGTCAGCTTGAGCAGCTCATCGTACTCCTCACGCGTCACCTGATGGAAACGCAACAATTGTGCCCTAGGAGCTGTTGAGTGTGAGAAGGAAGCgggtgttttttttataggaATCATTTCAATACTTTGTATAACTTACCAGCATTGGCTGCAACTGCGCAAAGCGCGATCACTGCCACAAGTTGTAGGATCTTCATGACAGCCTTAGCTCAGCGGTCGCTGTGATAGAATAACTTTCGACAGGCCTGACAACATATTTATATCCGACTTTTGCTCTTGCTGATTTCGTATTGACAGTTTTGATGGCCCTAAAGTGCCCATTGGTCATTATCATTCAAATCAGTTGGAACTTAATAGTGTTATTAAACTGCCCCGCCCTTGAGCCAACTTAAACTATACCAAGTTAAGCAGCGACAATGTGGGTATAATTTAATCGCTGTTCCACATTCTGTAAGAATTCGCTCAATGATGATTTCCACTTGAATGAACCAAGCCCCTAATTGGTTATTCGTTTGCTTTCGTCTGGGccccaaaatgaaaaaaaaagcacagaaaacatgaaataaaataagaacatGGGAACATGAGAGATTATACTTAATAGTCGATGCCTTTATGCGATAACTGTTTATTTATGGTCCATTTCGCTCAACGAGCAACGGCGAAATGCTTTCCCATTCAATGGCTTGCGATCTAAATATTGTCTTGGATTTGTGCCATCgattcaattataaatatggCAACACGAGTAGCTCTATTTTTGGTTATGGCCTACAATGGAAACAGCATTAAGGAAACTACATACATCTCATAAAACTCTTTGTAagtattgcaaatttaaattgtatttgacaGTTAACCACAGATCGTGCGAATCAAGTGGAGTCTTAGAAATTATAAGTTATTCTggtcaaaaaaaaagggattCAAGTTTTACTTTTCCTATAAACTTCTTCCtttgtttaagtattttggAATTCGTGACTTTACCTAATTGAGTTATTCCTATTGGGGAGAATTTATTGTGGAGAAACTGTGTCATAGCATCAATTGGATAAAGCTTGATTTTATAGCTTTTTTAtgtcagttttattttatgaatttcatAAGAGTCAGTTCATATTTAGAAGATTCTAAAAATAGTGTTTGGTTAACTTTGAGAAAGACAGATGTAGAGATTTATCTTTTGACATTCACTAGAATTTTTTTCGATCACTTAATTCACGAAGTTTTCTATAAAAAcgttttctattaaatattaaatcttttcaaagtttatttttggaatcAAACTCTTTTTATCTTTAAActattcatttcttttttaattaaaataaataaaatgcttcaATTCGACTGCAATTAAAGTACTTTCATATTAAACTTCAAACGGTTTTAAAAGTGTcgtttatttttctatataatcAAATCATTAAGGAAATAGGTTTAAAAACTAATGGTAATATTCGTTTTCATAGCTTCCATCCACATCGCCATCGACTTCGTATGCCtcctcgtcttcgtcttcCTCCTCCTCAAGCGCGGCGGTCTGCTCGTAAAACTGATACGGATTAAAAGGTGGTGGAGGGGGTCTGTAGTAGGGGGAAGGAGGATAGAATGGCTGCTGGCCAAAAGATGGTGGAAACTGGCCATAGCCGGGCTGATTGCCAAAGGAGCCGTAGGGATTGAAGCCATCGTAGGGATTCTGATTGAAGCCTCCATAGGGATAGGCGCCGCCATAGGGACTGCCATAAGGGGATGGTGGGGGAGGAGGTGGGGGCAAACCATAGGGGTTGTATTGACGGGAGGCACCAGCCTCTGATTTCTTCATTTGCACCttcgacttggacttggatCTGGtcttgggcttgggcttgTTCACTTTGGGCGCGGGGGTGGTAGTGGCCACCAGTTGCTCCTTGTTGCTCTCGACAGCAATGGGAACTGGCTCGGCAGCAGGTGCCACTGGAGCAACTGACTCGTTGGCTTGGGGTTCAATGGGCAGCTCTTGCTCtggcacaacagcaacattgttGTCATGATACCAGTAAGGAGCAAAGCTGGGATTGTTAACCGCTGATTGCGACTCTATTGCCGGGTCCTTCTTCAGCACAACGATGCAATTGATGACAGAATCCTCATCGGAAAGTTCCTTAGGCTCCAGCGCTCTTGGTTCGGTTGCATCTACAACAGCGTCCGAGAGACTGCGCTTCATCACACACAAAGGCTGGCCATCGAAGTCAATCTTGGACTGCTCTGAGCGACTTGTGGTGGTCAATCCAATGATGCGGAGCAACGAATTCCAGCCGTTGTCGAGACTGTTGCGTACGGCGGTGAATCCAGCGCTGGTTAAACGCGCCTCGGAGATCAGATTCTTGCCATTGGTGAGCTTAAGTAGCTTCTCGTATTGTTCCTCATTGATGGGATAGACGCGCACCAGTTGCTCCGCCTTGGGTGACGATTGCTCCACTGTTTGCTTATCCGTTGAGGGTGCCGCTTGAAGGCAACTCAATGTGGCTAGCACGAAGAGCAGGCTCAGATATCGAAGCACGCTCGATTGCATTGTGAAAAAGCTGTGCAAAATCTTAAGATACTAAGATTCATTTGGCCTGCGAtggttttatttatacattcgGAGGAGAAAACAACGGTAAATATTAGCCAAATATTGCAATTAACCATAACATGCGAGCAGCGATTTCatccattttaataaattaagtagtCTGTAATCTGACACACATTCGAGATCGAGTCAATGAACGCATTAAATCTCAGCTCCATCAACATCACTCTGACCACAGCTCAGTCAAACCATAAACTGAACTAGAGAAGTTGTCATGGGACTTGAAGCTTGGAACTGGTTGTCAGAGCCTATGACGACAAATGCTAATGAGCATAACGAATTTGTCAGTCGCAAATAGATTAAAAATCATCGTTTAGCTCGATTGACAACTGATTGTGGGAATAACACACTAACAGttctttaatttatgtgcataCGATTCCATCGCCACCTCAAGATACTCTCACAACGAGGCGGGCACATTGATGTGTTCATGTCTCTCTGAACCGGATCTGAATTGTGTGAAAagtaccaaatataatatttactttcatTATGTGTGTACAATGTTACTGATTGAAGGAAGTgcttaaattcttaaataaattctgagaaatatttttaatctggGTGAAAGTTTTATCTCTTTTATCATTAGTGAGATTCAGATTCTTAAAGAATTCAAAATGTACTGTATTTAGCTAAATATATGTCAGTAGTATTCTTTGTATAATTCTGCAACTAagggtatttaaatattctattttattttctttttctttttgggttaAATAGCTAAATGATTTGCTCGATACTCCATCACATGGAAGTCTGTTAAACTGCGATGAAACGAAGAAGACACaaatagcttttttttttaattttttaagtgTCTCTCTGATCCAGATTTGAATTGTGTGATAAGTACCAACTATTTACTTTCTTTACTTAAATGATTGAAGCGAGTGCTAAAATTGTTTGTTCTGGGAAACAATTTTGTCGAAGATTGTCCGGGtgaaagtttttctttttttctttttattttagcgAAATAAAGATTCACTTAGATTCATTGTTTTCAAAGAATGAAAGGTGATTTCTATTAAActagatatacatacattgtaaatatttgtttaatagttTAACACCCAATAGTAGAAGAAACGACTACTACGACATTAATTaggaaattaaaattcttaaaatttttgcaTAGTTCCACTACAAAGAGTATTGCAAATTCGAagatgtttgtatttttttcttctcttcgtTTGTCGATTTCGGTATTCACTTGACGAGGGATTTCTTCGATGCTCAATTATCTGAAATTCAGTGAAGACGAAATAAGACACAAcgaattttttgtaatttttctaactcataattatatttcacttatttcatttaaattatgtgtgtgtgtgtgggtgtatttGGTAtggtgtgtatgtatgtaagtgtacCTAAACATGTAGTTACAAATGCTGCGACACATATGAATAAACACTTAGTTTATTGTACACATTTCTCTTTGTTTGATAGACTGTCATCTGGCTTACAGTTAATAGATAAACTGACACAATACAGCTTAAGatatgcgtgtatgtgtgtgagtgagtgtgtgaatgggTGTCTGTGTATGTATATCTTATGATtctgtttatatatatttctttcgGTTTATgcttattataaatattagttATCGTCTGAccatttaatgcaaaattaattataagtaatttatgtatttacagAGTGTTTTCATTACTTAATTATCTACGCttacaaacgcacacacacacgcacttacactcacacatacgcacacccacacacacagctgcacACACATACCCACAAACAAATCGATCATTTATACCCAACAAATCTCGTGTCCTGTTTTCCACTCTCTGTatccatttattttttgttttataaaattttcacTAACTTTgtctatttgttgttgctgaaatgttatttatatatttttttttgttgttgctttgcttttttttataaatagtttattcTTTGTCTGTTACTCGTTTTGCTGTAGTTTGTGTTGccaatttgtgtttttgttttttttttttggtgccgCAGTTATCCAAATGAAAACAgatataacatttaaattgtatgtaGCTTTTATGttcgattttattattatttaagagTTAATTAAATCTACAGTTTGCTactaatgaatttatttacagtGCTCGCACATTTTCATCAATTTCCATCGATTTCCAGCCAATCACCACTTACCATCAATTTTCATTCAGCTTGCGTTAAGCACAATTATAAATCGCATTTCCATATGCTCTTCTCTTCAATCAGCCAAAACTAATTATCTCTCTGGGgatgctctctctttctatatatatgtatatacatggTACTATCGAACCCAAATTGGAAAgcttttaacaaatttgttcaATGCGAATTTCTCTACcagttttgttattgtgtttttcattttcatttgcgttTTTGCGTGTGTTTCAATGTGACAATTTAATGAGCCCGACAATGCTGATGAATTGGGAAGCTAGTGAGTTGTTAAGCAATTAACACatgggctgaaaagtcccCGGGCCTGACAAAGAAAACTTGCTTTTTTGGATCAAAATTGGCGTTACTCATCAACTTAATCTTTATCAAGAGCATCGCAATCATTCCAGAGCCGCtgtaacatttcaatataaattttttagaaGGATTAATATTTTGCCTCAAAATAGGCTTCAATTTCAGTGATAATCGTGTGAAATTTTTTATCGGCGAGCATTTTTCCAGGACTGCTAACCTTCAGAAGTCGCTGGGAGCCTAATCTGGTGAATTAGTGGATGTGGGAGCAATTCGAAGTTAAATTAATGTAGTTTTGCCACTGTCATTGAATCATGAActcattcttgttgttgttcaaaaGTGAGCAAACGCGGCAGCCATTTTAACGAGATTTTCTCATAGTCAAATGCTCATGCAATATTAAgccaacatattttttttgatatcTTTACGATGTTAGCTAACTcacgcaaatttaattttcgatcattcaaaacgattttgtgaatttttttgatgttttctgGTGTGACCTCCCCATTTGGACGTCCACTGGGCTCTGCATCATCGGTGTCTCTACGACCATGTTTGAAGTCAGCAAACcaacgttttgttgttgtttctaatGGAGAGGAGTCCCCATAACACTTTTCAAGCCAAAGCTTTGCTTGAACGATATTTTTTCCCCTCAAGAAGCATTGTAAGATTAGAAgacgaaattgcatttgatccattgttgtgaaaatagaaaaagtagAGTCACTTTTGGCTCAATAACTTACAAACTAATGAATAgaatatcatgaaattttaGCAGCTGTCTTCTGAAGAATTGtattaactgaaaaaaagGTGACTGCAATAAAACTAGCACAATCTATGTGTAAGGCCcgggacttttcagcccacGTGTTATATAAATTCTGATTGATTTCATACTGTTTTACCCTAGCAGATAGTTTTCCACTTTGAACGTGGGGTTAAGAACTAATCGAGTGTTGAATGACAATATCGAGCATTGaattttgtgcaaaattataaagacaacacaattgcaatttctaaTCTAAATTAAtggtaaatttaattaaatatctattattaaaaacactGTTTCTTCAATTGATTGATTATAGCATATGAAAAGTAGAAGAGACTATATTGATAAATGAAATATCactcttttaatatttaaaaatatatatatatataaaatacctCATCTGCCAGGGTTTGCTAAAAATCGACTTGTGATGTTCTTTTATGTGGTTTTAAATTTGCGATTTAAATGAGCAAATCATATGAAAATTTTGGATGCTACTCAGTACTActgaaaataaactttaaatatacgAATTTGAATACACTAAAAACCTGCGGAATGCTATTTATTTACAGcgaatattttgttgtattgtgttttgatttttgggCTAATCGAATAACAGTGAGCGACAGAAGTTTTTATACGATCGACTGACTGACGGGGGTTGAATATGAAGCATATTTATAGCTAGTAAGTCTTAATTCATAATGAGAAATGTCGGTAAACTGTTTTTCTATTGGCATGTGAAGTGGTGCGCCAACAAATGCGCCAAGTGATCACAAAATGGGTTTTATCTGACAATATTAAGATAACAAAATACTTAcatcaaaagaaatatttattgcaaattgtgaATTACTTTTGTGACCACAAGtgcatttgctgtttgctgttctACAGTTGGCTTAACTCTTAACTAGTTATcgatatatgtttatatataaagaGATACTTATTTATTctgattattttgtttgctttttatatatattttttgtgttgttctcCATGGTTGATTCCGTTTTCCGTCTGCTTGGCTAAACTTACTCGAAATCGCTTAAAGTTAGAgagttttttgttattcacTAAGTGCATGTTTATCTTTAAATACGAAATCAATGCGAtccgattcgattcgattcaatCATGTCTTGAATTTAACTAAACTGCAGCTTCCTTATATCATCATtcccatcatcatcgtcatcgttatCAATAGCATTGCGATGATTGTAGAGTTCACCATCATATCCTTGGGGGTTCCATTCCTTCATCTCATGCACTGCACAAGCCGTCGACTATCGAGGCGATTGCTGGGACGGGGGCGGGCATTAaatgtagttgctgttgctgttgctgcagctgctgctgctgctgtcgcagcaactgttgttggGTAGTGCGACAATTGCCTCGGTGGCAACTTTGACAGTTGCAACAGCGCGGCCATTGTCTCAGACGTCGCACCACTCACATACCAATGCTGCAGGCAGCAGGAGACGATGCTCAGCAGCATGCAACAAATTCCGCAATAgaaactgttgctgttgctgctcgaaTTGTGCTGCATTGCCGCCGGGTGTTCACCtgacaataacaaacaagAATAAAACAACATATAAATGTCAACATGGAtgataataaaagtaaagtgaaagtgaaagtaAAAAGTGCATTGTTAGTTGTTAATTGTTAACAAGACGCCAGTGAAGCGCATGCGTAAACGGATGCA encodes the following:
- the LOC133845602 gene encoding uncharacterized protein LOC133845602, encoding MQSSVLRYLSLLFVLATLSCLQAAPSTDKQTVEQSSPKAEQLVRVYPINEEQYEKLLKLTNGKNLISEARLTSAGFTAVRNSLDNGWNSLLRIIGLTTTSRSEQSKIDFDGQPLCVMKRSLSDAVVDATEPRALEPKELSDEDSVINCIVVLKKDPAIESQSAVNNPSFAPYWYHDNNVAVVPEQELPIEPQANESVAPVAPAAEPVPIAVESNKEQLVATTTPAPKVNKPKPKTRSKSKSKVQMKKSEAGASRQYNPYGLPPPPPPPSPYGSPYGGAYPYGGFNQNPYDGFNPYGSFGNQPGYGQFPPSFGQQPFYPPSPYYRPPPPPFNPYQFYEQTAALEEEEDEDEEAYEVDGDVDGSYENEYYH
- the LOC133845428 gene encoding acidic proline-rich protein PRP33, coding for MKILQLVAVIALCAVAANAAPRAQLLRFHQVTREEYDELLKLTNDEGEISEARLLSSPLNGIKHLAHKTGFSSSDYFPSFFDFDKKKTKKVYPLCVVSTDDDDDGGKSLSHYHDEAPSDDDNQGDGNEDESHEHSEHHGQKPTTTFCTLVVQGGDIGGSSGNSGSSGKPKPKPKPKPKPKPHHSSGHQSGHQSGHQSGHQSGHYPPGYPNRPPYPQPFWGWYPIYYPPPGPYGPYGPYGPPPHHGKPPKDDCDPKKEDCPKEDCDPKKEDCPKGFF